From a region of the Pelmatolapia mariae isolate MD_Pm_ZW unplaced genomic scaffold, Pm_UMD_F_2 NODE_ptg000053l+_length_149371_cov_1, whole genome shotgun sequence genome:
- the LOC134622583 gene encoding echinoderm microtubule-associated protein-like 1 isoform X1, giving the protein MEGEQARLMGARGATRTEKVCSREERKRRKKSGGVEEGPSGLQKHRDCSSASSISHDDRSSASGLDVADRLTYLEQRMQMQEDEIQLLKMALADVLKRLNISEEHQAAASAAAGRRAPGAKARPVSLALPSRAPMVTPSTASLKKSTTLPSSTTARNYSPTPPRSGVKSPPGSVKDSPCKTARTRPASAASSSKKVQDSGKPREAAVNVGTRRVTHCKVTMQIYLSPLTRKTGSSEAAKSASAVPAHSGPAPAPNRPQAKGGGKPEARKATPSFTLNLQKTSSGQSAPHDTSSYKSPIKSPSQYFQICY; this is encoded by the exons ATGGAGGGAGAGCAGGCCCGTCTGATGGGAGCAAGAGGAGCAACAAGGACTGAAAAAGTATGCTCgcgagaggagaggaagaggaggaagaaatcTGGAGGGGTGGAGGAAGGCCCTTCTGGCCTGCAGAAGCACCGTGACTGCTCCTCAGCTTCCAGCATCTCCCATG ACGACCGCAGCTCGGCCAGCGGCCTGGATGTGGCCGATCGGCTGACGTATCTCGAGCAGAGGATGCAGATGCAAGAAGATGAAATCCAGCTTCTGAAgatggctctggctgacgtcctGAAGAGACTCAACATTTCTGAGGAGCACCAAgcagctgcttctgctgctgctggcaggAGAGCACCGGGGGCCAAAG CCAGGCCAGTGTCTCTGGCTCTGCCCTCCAGAGCCCCCATGGTGACCCCCAGCACAGCTTCTCTGAAGAAGAGCACCACGCTGCCCTCCAGCACCACAGCCAGGAACTACAGCCCAACACCACCCCGAAG CGGTGTGAAGAGCCCACCTGGTAGCGTGAAAGACAGTCCGTGTAAGACCGCTAGAACACGACCCGCCTCTGCAGCCTCGAGCAGCAAGAAAGTTCAGGACAG CGGCAAACCCAGAGAGGCTGCAGTGAATGTAG GAACCAGGCGTGTGACACACTGCAAAG TGACTATGCAGATCTATCTGAGCCCCCTCACAAGAAAGACTGGGTCTTCTGAAGCTGCCAAGTCCGCTTCTGCGGTGCCCGCCCACAGCGGGCCCGCGCCCGCTCCTAATCGCCCTCAGGCGAAGGGGGGCGGCAAGCCAGAGGCGAGGAAAGCAACCCCATCCTTCACCTTAAACCTCCAGAAGACCTCAAGCGGCCAGAGCGCACCGCATGACACGTCGAGCTACAAGAGCCCCATCAAATCACCCAGCCAGTACTTTCAGATTTGTTACTGA